A stretch of DNA from Mucilaginibacter daejeonensis:
GTCGGCGAACTGTACCGAGCTGAATTCCATTCCGTTCTCATCAAGCAGCACCACATGGTCATGGGGGGTGATCTTTTTCAGGATCATCTCGGCCTCTTTGGTCTTTTGCTGTTCCTGGGTAAGCGCCTTGGTGTTCTTGAGCTCCGGCAGATCAGTGATCTCGAGCCGAGTGTAGTGTTTCAGGCGCTTCACGAATTTATCTATCCCCTCGCGTATGTAGGCATCCTCGGTCTTACCAACGGTGAGCAGCACAATCTTCATGATGCAAATAAACGCAAAAACTTACTACGTGCTAAAATTGCTGTAATTTGCCGGTCACTGTATCACCAACTATGAACACCGACCTTATAGCCGACTATCAACAACGCGTTGCCGCTGCCACCCAAAAAGCTGCCGAGCAAGAAAAGCTGATCAACCAATATGCGCTGTTACGTTTACTGGTGTTCACGCTGTTCCTGATCGGTATCTATTTTTCGGTCGATGCCGGGAGTGTAGCGCTGTTCCTGACGATCACAGCAGTGCTGGCCGTGGCCTTTAATTGGCTGGTACGCCGACAAAACGTATTTGAACGCGATAAGATCTATTACGAAAGTTACCGCGCCGTTAACCAGAACGAACTGGATAACGATGCCCACCGCACCAATATTTACGACAATGGCGCCCGCTTTACCGATGACAAACATTATTATACAGCCGACCTCGACATCTATGGCAAAGGCTCATTATTCGAGCTGATCAACCGTGCGGCAACCCCGGCGGGTAACCGTACCCTGTCGCTCTGGTTAAGTGCGCCCGATAAAAAGGAGACCATCCTGATCGCACAGGAAGCCGTAAAAGAACTGGCCGGCAAAAATAACTGGCGCCTGGATATGCAGGCCCGTCTGCTGTTCGTGCTCGGGCAGGATGAGCAACAGATCCCTCGCCTGCTTTCCTATCTAAAAATGCCGGTAGCTTTTGATGATGAAAAATGGCTGCGGATCTATAGCCGGATAGTTCCGTTCCTGAGCGTAGGCCTGCTGATCGCGGCCGTGTTCTTTACAGAGGCACGTTATGCGGCTGCCGTGTTGCTGGCCATTAATGGCAGGCTGGTACTATCAAGGAACCAGATCGTGGAAAAGGCCGACCTGATAGCCGGACGCATTGGCAAAGGATTGAACAGCTACGCAGAGGTTTTTAAGGAGATAGAGAACGAGACCTTTACCTCCGTATACGGGAAACAACTGGCCGGCATGATCCACCGCGACAAAGGCAAACCCATATCGTACCAGGTGCGGGCGCTGGCGCGGCTGATCAATAACTTAAATCAGCGGCTCAATATGTTCGTGAGTATGGTGCTCAACGGGCTGTTTATCTGGAATATCAGGCAGGTGATGGCCATTGAGGATTGGAAGCGCGATAATCATCATGACATTGAGCAGGCTTTCAGCGCCATCGCTGGCTTTGAGGCAGTGATCAGCCTGGCCGCCCTGCAGATCAATAACCCTGACTGGGCCATCCCCAAGATAGCCGACGGACCAAATTATACCCTTACCGCTAAGGATATAGCGCATCCGCTAATCCGGAAAAGCACAAGGGTCGCTAACAGTTATGAACTGAATGATACGCGCAAGATCGACATCATTACAGGCTCTAACATGGCGGGCAAAAGCACCTTCTTGCGTACGCTGGGCATCAATACGGTACTGGCCCTGGCCGGCGCGCCGGTATGCGCGCAAAGCATGACGGTATCAGTAGTGCAGCTATTCAGCTATATGCGCATCAAAGACTCGCTTAACGAGAGCACATCCACCTTTAAGGCCGAGCTGGACCGTTTGCAGATGCTATTGAAAGCGGTAGAACAACAGCCTAACATCTTTTTCCTGATCGATGAGATGCTTCGGGGCACCAACTCGGTAGATAAATACCTCGGCTCAAAGGCCGTGATCGAAAAGCTCATCGGCCAGCAGGGCGTTGGCTTGGTGGCCACTCATGACCTGCAACTGGCCAAATTGGAGGACGAGCATCCCAAATATGTACGCAACTTTTACTTCGACATCCAGGTGATCAATGGCGAAATGCTGTTCGACTATAAACTCAAACCCGGAGAATGCAAGACCTTCAATGCATCGTTACTGCTGGAGAGGATAGGGATCTTTGCAAGCCCCCCCGCCCCCTGAAGGGGGAGTAAGAGATCAATAAATGCAAAAAGGCCGATGTGATCCATCGGCCTTAATTATTTAATATTTATTAGTTGTTAAAGTACTCCCCCTTCAGGGGGCGGGGATGTCTTACCTCGGACCACCGCCTTGGCCCGCACCACCGCCCATGCCACCTTGGTCGCCACCTTGCATCAGGTCATCATTTTTAACACCTTTTTTCTTTTGCTGGCCGTAGTTCAGCTTGCCAAAGTTGTAGGTGAACGATATACCGAACGAGCGCAGTGGGTAACGGATGGTTTGCTGTTGCTCGAACCCGTTGCTGCTGATCTTGGTATCCAGCTTCAGGTAGTTTTGGAACGGAGATAAAGCGTTCAGTCCTAAAGTGAATTTCTTGGCGATCAGTTCTTTTTTCACACCGAAACCGAACAGGTTGAAAGCTGGGTTCTGACCTTGTATGGTACGACGAGGTGAGTTGAACACACCGAAGAACTCTGCGGTCCAGGTCTTGGTGATGGTTGCCGAAGCACTCAGGAACGCGTTGTAGTTAAAATAGGTACCGGTCGAGCTACCTACACTAGCCTGTGAGGCATTGATAGTTGGCTTGTAGGTATAGGTGTTGATGCTACCACGAATGGTCAACGGTTTCCATGGAGTTACCGAACCAAAGAAGCTGGCACCGAACGAGTTGTTCTTACCGATGTTCTGGAACGTGGTACGGGTCACATTACGGTTCAATTCGGTATCGAATACGGTACGTGCGATACCTTCGATCAGGTTGTTGGTGTACTTGTAATAAGTAGAAACGTTGATCACCGATGAACCGATGAAGGTGTTGTAACCCAACTCAACGGTCTGCGATATCTCAGGGTTCAGATCAGGGCGGCCTTCGGTCTGGTTATCAGGGTTAGCCTTGTTGATGAACGGGTTCAGGTATTGTAAGCTCGGGCGTTGTATACGTTTGCTGTAGCTCAATTTGTAGGTCTGTGTTCCTTTAACGGTCTTTGATAAGGTCACGTTAGGTACAAAGTTGGTGTAGTTCTGCGGGAACGACTGCAAGCCTGGTTGTGCGGTGTTGCTTGGTGTACCGGTAATGTCGGTACCTTCAACACGTGCACCAGCCAATAACGAGAAGTTCTTAGGCAAACTGAACGTGAACTGTGAGTAACCAGCATAAACGTTCTGTGTGTAATCGTACTGGTTAGACAATACGCTGTTAGGCACGAACGGGTTGTTGTTCGGTCCGCTTACCACACCTGCCTGGTTGGCTACCGAGTAATCACTGTTGATGCGGCGGAAGATACCTTTACCACCAGCTTCCCATTTGATCGATTTGTTGATCGGCAACACATAGTCGGCCTGGGCGGTGTACTCATCATTGATACCGTTGTTGCTACCTAGTTGGTTAGGGAATTTGGCAAGGTCGGCAGTGTTGTTCAGGTTAAAGAAGCTGTTAGCGAAATCAGAAGTGATCTTACTGTGGCTCCATTGGCCGGCAATGGTCAGTTCCTCGCCTTCTTTCTTGAATTTGTGCGTATAATCAGCGTTCCAGTCAAAGCCACTGAAGTTAGCCTTGTTAAGTACATTGCTATTGTAATAAGCATCGTTCAACGTGTTGTTGAAGTTGTCTGACCCACCATCAATCTTGAAGTAACCACCATTCAAACGGAAAGTGGTGTTGATGCTGTTATAGTTATTGAAATCATAACCAGCGTTGATCGAACCGATCAAACCGCCACGCTTGGTATCGCTTGACGAGCTTTGGTTGATGATGGTGGTGTTAGAACCGATCACCGCCCTACGGTTCAGGTCAACCAGCGAGGTTTGTGGCCATGCAAAGTTACCACCCAGGTTACCGGTGATGCTTAAACGATTTTGTTTGTAGTTCAGGTTAGCGTTACCGTTGTTTTGGCGGGTACCTATACCACCGCTAACCGATCCGCTTAAGCCCGATACATCTTTACTTTTAGTGATGATGTTGATGATACCGCCCGAACCCTCAGCATCATATTTAGCTGATGGAGCAGTGATCACCTCGATGCTTTTGATCTGATCTGCAGGGATGGTGCGCAACACATCGGCCAAGCTGGTCGATAATGCACCTGAAGGTTTACCGTTGATCAGTACGCGTACGTTCTGATCGCCACGCAGGGCAGGTTTACCATCAAGATCCACTGATACTAATGGCACTTTACGCAATACATCGGTAGCGTTACCACCTGATACGGTGATGTCTTTTTCGGCATTGTAAACGATCTTGTCGATCTTGTTCTCGATAACCGGGACCTGGCCTTGTACGGTCACGGCGCTCAGGGTCTTGGCACTTGGTGCCACGATCACCGAACCCATGTTGTTATCAGGTTTGCTCAGGGTGGTCTCTACCGGATCTATCACCTTGGTAGGGTAACCGATGAATGTTACAGAGATCTTGTATTTGCCGGGAGCTACGTTATTTAATTTGAAGTTACCTTTTTCATCGGTAAGGGTACCGTTCAAAATGGCCTTGCCACCGCTGCGCGATATGCTTACGGTAGCATAATCCAAAGGCTTTTTAGTGATAGAATCGATAACGGTACCTGATATACGGCCGGTGATGCCACCACCCGCACTTGGCACCTGTGCCTGGGCACACATGAAAGAGCTTATTAATGCGATCAGAGTAAAAAAACGTTTCATTTATTAATGATTTGGTATTAGGATGTTGATAGCGTTGATTTGTTACAGGAATTTTAATGATTTTTTAAAGTTTGCCGTGGCAAAGCCTTGTGTAGCAAGAAAGTTGCAATAGATGCCTGATCTGGCGGTCAATGTTGTTCATGATCCAAAGATGCACCGATCCCTGATAACCCCATAGAGCTTTTGGCCGAACGGTGTTATATGACGGGCGAATGGCAGGAACAAGGGAATGAAGGTGGGGTGTGATATCTGAAATACTGTCATGCTGAACTTGTTTCAGCATCTCACAAGCTCATTGATCCGACGGATGAGAGTCGGACACCCTATCCGTGAGATGCCGATATGCATCGGCATGACGAGTTATAAATGACCTGTCATGTTTCACATACATACAACATGACAGGTCAATAGTGAAATCAATTACACCACGATATTCACGATACGGCCTTTTACCACGATCACCTTTTTAGGGGTCTTGCCGTCGAGGTATTTTTGTACATCGGCGTTGGCCAGCACGTATTCTTCCACCTCTTTTTGCTCCATGGTAAGGGCCATATTAAGGTTAAGGCGGGTCTTGCCGTTGATCGATATCGGGTAAGCGAACTCATCCTCAACCAGGTACGATGGATTGAACACCGGGTAAGTTGCATATGACAAGGTACCGGCCTCGTTACCCAGCAACGTCCACAGCTCTTCGCTGATGTGCGGTGCATAAGGTGATAAGATGATGACCAGATCCTGGAGGATAGCCTTCTTATTACATTTCAGCTCGGTCAACTCATTAACGGCGATCATAAAGCTCGACACCGAGGTATTGAACGAGAAGCGTTCGATATCCTCTTCCACCTTGCGGATGATCTTATGCAATGAGCGATACTCGGCCTTTGTCGGTTCGGCATCGGTCACATTGAGTTCCCACTGGTCATTATGGAACAAACGCCAAAACTTACGCAGGAACTTGAACACGCCTTCGATACCGTTGGTGTTCCATGGCTTGCTTTGCTCCAGTGGCCCCAGGAACATCTCGTACATACGCAGAGTATCGGCACCATAACGCTCGATCAGGTCATCCGGGTTAACCACGTTGAACTTCGATTTCGACATCTTCTCCACCTCTACATCGCAAACGTATTTGCTTTCGTGCTGAGCCTCGTCGTTGGGGTATACTACGGTACCATCTTCTAAAACAAAGATCGCTTTGTGGTTCTCAGGTCTCCACTTACGGAAGGCCACGATATCCAGAGCATCGTTATGAACGATGTTCACGTCCACGTGCAACTTGCTAAAATCCATCTCGCCTACTTCGGCACCCTCTGGCAGCAGATCCTTGTAAAATGCCGCTATCTGTTCAATGGTATCAAAATCGCCTTCTTTGTAAAGCTCATACACGCCTTTTGATACGTATACCTCAGGCTTGGCAAAGTTCTCGTCGATGTTCAGCAGCAACGGATTCAGGCGGTAAGTAAAGCTTGAACGCCCCTGGATCATGCCCTGATTGATGAGCTTTTTGAAAGGCTCCTCCTCCACCGCGATGCCGATATCTTTCAGGAACTTGTTCCAGAAACGGCTATATAACAAGTGCCCGGTAGCATGTTCAGAACCACCGATATACAGGTCAACATCTTTCCAGTATTGAATGGCTTCGTTTGAGGCCAGCGCCTGATCGTTCTGCGCGTCCATGTAACGGTACCAGTACCAGCTGCTGCCGGCCCAACCTGGCATAGTGCTCAGCTCATATTCGTATTCTGAGCGGTATTTCCAACCTTCGGCACGGCCTAATGGTGGCTCTCCGCTTTCGGTAGGTAAGTATTTATCGATCTCAGGTAAAATGAGTGGTAGCTCGTTCTCGCTGATCAGGTAAGGCAGACCATCTTTGAAGTATACCGGCACAGGTTCGCCCCAATAACGCTGACGACCAAAAATGGCGTCACGCATACGGAAGTTCACCTTGGCCTTACCAGCGCCCAGTTCTTCCAGCTTAGCGATGATGGTCGCCGTGGCTTCTTTATAACCCAAGCCGTTCACCAGGTCAGAGTTGATGTACTTGCCTTCTTTGGTCGGGTCGGCCTCTTTCTCGGTATTCTGAGTATTGAGGATCGGGATGATCGGCAGGTCAAAATGTTTAGCGAACAGGTAATCGCGCTGATCACCTGATGGTACCGCCATTACGGCACCGGTACCATAACCGGCCAATACGTAATCGGCTATCCACAGTGGTATGCGTTCACCGTTCAACGGGTTCAGCACATAGCTACCTGTGAAAGCGCCCGATACGGTCTTGGTGTCGGCCATGCGATCCAATTCCGATCTCTTTTTCGTTTGCACGATGTAGGCCTCAACCGCCTCTTTCTGTTCAGGCGTGGTCAGCTGAGCCACTAATTCATGCTCCGGTGCCAACACCACAAAGGTCACACCATATATGGTATCTACACGGGTGGTGAATACCTCAATGAAGTTGTCGGTTGCGGGTTGTGAGTTGCCAGACCCCTCTTTTCCGGCAACAGCCAACGGGAATCTTACGCTAGCGCCCACGCTTTTGCCGATCCAGTTGCGCTGCATCTCTTTAAGCGGGTCGGGCCAGTCAATATGATCGAGGCCTTGCAGCAAACGCTCGGCATAGGCCGTGATGCGCATGCTCCACTGCATCATTTTCTTTTGTACCACAGGGTAGCCTCCACGCTCCGAGAAGCCGTCCTTCACCTCATCGTTGGCCAGTACCGTACCCAATGCCGGGCACCAGTTCACGGTGCTTTCGCGCAGGTAGGTCAGGCGGTATTTTAACAGTTCGGTCTGCTGATCATCATGAGACATCGCATTCCATTCGTCAGCCGTAAAGGTCAGTATGTCCTCATCGGTCACCGCATTGATACCGGCCGAACCCTTGGCAGCAAAATGAGCCACCAGTTCATCTATCGATACTGCTTTCTCGATGGCCTTATTATACCACGAGTTGAACAATTGCATAAAGATCCACTGCGTCCACTTGTAGTAATCAGGCGAACTGGTACGTACCTCTCGGCTCCAGTCGAATGAGAAACCCAGCTGATCCAGCTGGCGGCGGTAGGTGGCGATATTGTCCTCGGTGGTCACGGCAGGGTGCTGGCCGGTCTGGATAGCATATTGCTCAGCCGGCAGGCCGAACGAATCATACCCCATTGGGTGCAATACGTTGAAACCCTTTAACCGCTTATACCGCGAAAAGATATCAGAAGCGATGTAACCCAGCGGATGGCCCACATGCAAGCCCGCGCCCGATGGGTAAGGGAACATGTCGAGAACATAGTACTTAGGTTTGTCGGAGTGATTACTGGCTTTGAAGGTCTGGTTGTTGGCCCAGAACTGCTGCCACTTCTTTTCAATATCTTTGAACTGATAATCCATTATAATATAAGCGAGTTATAGAGAAAAACTTATCCCGCGAAACTACAAAAAAGCGGCTACTTTTTAACGCTATGGGCAAATTCGGTGTTTAAGGCAAGGCTCAAAACCAGCTTTTGAGTCCTTTCTCCGGATAATATTTGGTAAAGATCTGGCTTTAAGTGATACTAAAAAAGGCCCACGATATGCGGACCTTTTGTTTTAGAAACACCCGGCAAATGCCAGGCGTATGTTCATATGTCTTTCCTATACGACTATCGATAGAAATAATATTTTGTTACTGAGTACGGCTGGCCGGCCACCTTTGCCGCACCTACGCTATAATCAAATGTATTAAAGTTAAGGTTGATCACGGTACCATTGTAAGTTCCGGTGGCATCCTTGATAGTGAAAGCGGTGTTGCTGGTCACATTGTAAGTACCCGAATTGAATTTTTCCCCTTTTACCGTAGTGTAAGCATAGGTACCGTCCTCTTTGAATTCAACGCGGTATATGCCGGCCCCTGTTCGTGCTGAATCGATAGGCTTGTTATCCGCACCATAATTCACCTTCCAGGCATAACGGAAGATCCAGCT
This window harbors:
- the rlmH gene encoding 23S rRNA (pseudouridine(1915)-N(3))-methyltransferase RlmH; amino-acid sequence: MKIVLLTVGKTEDAYIREGIDKFVKRLKHYTRLEITDLPELKNTKALTQEQQKTKEAEMILKKITPHDHVVLLDENGMEFSSVQFADYLDKKAIGSVQSLVFVIGGPYGFDSSVYERANAKLALSRMTFSHQMVRLFFVEQLYRAFSIIKGEPYHHQ
- a CDS encoding MutS-related protein, translating into MNTDLIADYQQRVAAATQKAAEQEKLINQYALLRLLVFTLFLIGIYFSVDAGSVALFLTITAVLAVAFNWLVRRQNVFERDKIYYESYRAVNQNELDNDAHRTNIYDNGARFTDDKHYYTADLDIYGKGSLFELINRAATPAGNRTLSLWLSAPDKKETILIAQEAVKELAGKNNWRLDMQARLLFVLGQDEQQIPRLLSYLKMPVAFDDEKWLRIYSRIVPFLSVGLLIAAVFFTEARYAAAVLLAINGRLVLSRNQIVEKADLIAGRIGKGLNSYAEVFKEIENETFTSVYGKQLAGMIHRDKGKPISYQVRALARLINNLNQRLNMFVSMVLNGLFIWNIRQVMAIEDWKRDNHHDIEQAFSAIAGFEAVISLAALQINNPDWAIPKIADGPNYTLTAKDIAHPLIRKSTRVANSYELNDTRKIDIITGSNMAGKSTFLRTLGINTVLALAGAPVCAQSMTVSVVQLFSYMRIKDSLNESTSTFKAELDRLQMLLKAVEQQPNIFFLIDEMLRGTNSVDKYLGSKAVIEKLIGQQGVGLVATHDLQLAKLEDEHPKYVRNFYFDIQVINGEMLFDYKLKPGECKTFNASLLLERIGIFASPPAP
- a CDS encoding outer membrane beta-barrel family protein, producing the protein MKRFFTLIALISSFMCAQAQVPSAGGGITGRISGTVIDSITKKPLDYATVSISRSGGKAILNGTLTDEKGNFKLNNVAPGKYKISVTFIGYPTKVIDPVETTLSKPDNNMGSVIVAPSAKTLSAVTVQGQVPVIENKIDKIVYNAEKDITVSGGNATDVLRKVPLVSVDLDGKPALRGDQNVRVLINGKPSGALSTSLADVLRTIPADQIKSIEVITAPSAKYDAEGSGGIINIITKSKDVSGLSGSVSGGIGTRQNNGNANLNYKQNRLSITGNLGGNFAWPQTSLVDLNRRAVIGSNTTIINQSSSSDTKRGGLIGSINAGYDFNNYNSINTTFRLNGGYFKIDGGSDNFNNTLNDAYYNSNVLNKANFSGFDWNADYTHKFKKEGEELTIAGQWSHSKITSDFANSFFNLNNTADLAKFPNQLGSNNGINDEYTAQADYVLPINKSIKWEAGGKGIFRRINSDYSVANQAGVVSGPNNNPFVPNSVLSNQYDYTQNVYAGYSQFTFSLPKNFSLLAGARVEGTDITGTPSNTAQPGLQSFPQNYTNFVPNVTLSKTVKGTQTYKLSYSKRIQRPSLQYLNPFINKANPDNQTEGRPDLNPEISQTVELGYNTFIGSSVINVSTYYKYTNNLIEGIARTVFDTELNRNVTRTTFQNIGKNNSFGASFFGSVTPWKPLTIRGSINTYTYKPTINASQASVGSSTGTYFNYNAFLSASATITKTWTAEFFGVFNSPRRTIQGQNPAFNLFGFGVKKELIAKKFTLGLNALSPFQNYLKLDTKISSNGFEQQQTIRYPLRSFGISFTYNFGKLNYGQQKKKGVKNDDLMQGGDQGGMGGGAGQGGGPR
- a CDS encoding leucine--tRNA ligase; the encoded protein is MDYQFKDIEKKWQQFWANNQTFKASNHSDKPKYYVLDMFPYPSGAGLHVGHPLGYIASDIFSRYKRLKGFNVLHPMGYDSFGLPAEQYAIQTGQHPAVTTEDNIATYRRQLDQLGFSFDWSREVRTSSPDYYKWTQWIFMQLFNSWYNKAIEKAVSIDELVAHFAAKGSAGINAVTDEDILTFTADEWNAMSHDDQQTELLKYRLTYLRESTVNWCPALGTVLANDEVKDGFSERGGYPVVQKKMMQWSMRITAYAERLLQGLDHIDWPDPLKEMQRNWIGKSVGASVRFPLAVAGKEGSGNSQPATDNFIEVFTTRVDTIYGVTFVVLAPEHELVAQLTTPEQKEAVEAYIVQTKKRSELDRMADTKTVSGAFTGSYVLNPLNGERIPLWIADYVLAGYGTGAVMAVPSGDQRDYLFAKHFDLPIIPILNTQNTEKEADPTKEGKYINSDLVNGLGYKEATATIIAKLEELGAGKAKVNFRMRDAIFGRQRYWGEPVPVYFKDGLPYLISENELPLILPEIDKYLPTESGEPPLGRAEGWKYRSEYEYELSTMPGWAGSSWYWYRYMDAQNDQALASNEAIQYWKDVDLYIGGSEHATGHLLYSRFWNKFLKDIGIAVEEEPFKKLINQGMIQGRSSFTYRLNPLLLNIDENFAKPEVYVSKGVYELYKEGDFDTIEQIAAFYKDLLPEGAEVGEMDFSKLHVDVNIVHNDALDIVAFRKWRPENHKAIFVLEDGTVVYPNDEAQHESKYVCDVEVEKMSKSKFNVVNPDDLIERYGADTLRMYEMFLGPLEQSKPWNTNGIEGVFKFLRKFWRLFHNDQWELNVTDAEPTKAEYRSLHKIIRKVEEDIERFSFNTSVSSFMIAVNELTELKCNKKAILQDLVIILSPYAPHISEELWTLLGNEAGTLSYATYPVFNPSYLVEDEFAYPISINGKTRLNLNMALTMEQKEVEEYVLANADVQKYLDGKTPKKVIVVKGRIVNIVV